A DNA window from Ranitomeya imitator isolate aRanImi1 chromosome 2, aRanImi1.pri, whole genome shotgun sequence contains the following coding sequences:
- the NUP85 gene encoding nuclear pore complex protein Nup85, with protein MMEELDEQPADTIVKGLGRRDTHIGFDWGPGELLLYETHYPQKDNLHLPTTGLLAFMRSDEDLYSPVLRKLFNESHGIFVGLQKNKEAASSRTHKAQLVLVSKNYRSLLQACMQEMHKVASCTRDGNQSAKYSALLSILSAMELCWNLCEILFIEAAAAGSLLVLLLDWIRLHASDIDSIAEEVLQSENPLQHDRFWDLITGYVLQARMDEARQLLAKQAAASSSTRSMCRVLDDLLKKMPIFSSQTLTEFELKWQHWREECERHLQCATFSSSPDMETICKVLLGSEDIMLEKKDLMGTWYHFLVSQLLFTHPTVTLAEIHTYAQSCLDIFNAGDSSSEPLDNILLAAFELDIHQVIKEFSIVTNNWWFVAHLTDLLDHCQLFQSHKLYFGSNMREHLLLEYAAGLFSHHSLWQLGVDYLDHCPELGRVYLELHMERIPLTTEKKALKALRICEDRQMTEQVRSICKTMAMEAMRNRRLGSALSWSIRAKDAAFATLISNRFLKDYCERGRFSDLDLIDNLGSAMLLSDRLTFLGKYREFHRMYYDQQFEEAACLLLSLMTARIAPCSFWLTLLLDALPLLEQQQVIFSAEQTYQLMSCLQERTTAKLEPLQSEENLRAQDSSIEHTKLEMLRLALARNLARAIVKEGTAQV; from the exons ATGATGGAGGAGCTGGACGAACAGCCTGCGGACACG attgTAAAAGGACTTGGGCGACGTGACACACATATTGGGTTCGATTGGGGACCAGGAGAATTGCTTCTTTATGAAACCCATTACCCCCAAAAAG acaaCTTGCATTTGCCAACCACCGGCCTCCTGGCTTTCATGCGTAGTGACGAAGATCTGTACTCTCCAGTACTGAGAAAGCTATTCAATGAGTCTCACGGAATATTTGTGGGTCTGCAAAAGAACAAAGAGGCAGCGTCCAGCAGGACACACAAAGCTCA GTTGGTTCTTGTGAGTAAGAATTATCGCTCACTTCTCCAGGCTTGTATGCAAGAAATGCACAAAGTGGCAA GCTGCACACGAGACGGGAACCAAAGTGCCAAGTACTCTGCGCTG CTGTCTATCCTGTCAGCCATGGAACTATGCTGGAACCTTTGTGAAATACTTTTCATTGAAGCTGCCGCAG CTGGTTCCCTCCTGGTACTACTTCTTGACTGGATACGTTTGCATGCAAGTGACATAGACAGCATAGCTGAAGAGGTTCTACAGAGTGAAAATCCCCTGCAGCATGACAGATTCTGGGATTTG ATCACTGGATATGTCCTACAGGCTCGTATGGATGAAGCCCGACAATTGCTGGCCAAACAAGCGGCTGCTTCCTCAAGCACCCGGAGCATGTGCCGAGTCCTAGACGATCTTCTCAAGAAAATGCCTATATTCAGT tCTCAGACATTGACAGAGTTTGAATTAAAGTGGCAGCACTGGCGGGAGGAATGTGAACGTCACTTACAGTGTGCAACCTTCTCATCCAGTCCTGACATGGAGACTATCTGTAAG GTTTTACTGGGATCTGAGGACATCATGCTTGAGAAGAAAGATCTGATGGGCACTTGGTATCATTTCCTGGTATCACAGCTGCTTTTTACACATCCGACGGTGACCCTGGCAGAAATCCACACCTATGCTCAG TCCTGTCTGGACATCTTTAATGCTGGAGACAGCAGTTCAGAGCCTCTGGACAACATTCTGCTAGCAGCTTTTGAGCTCGATATTCATCAAGTCATAAAGGAATTCAG CATTGTGACAAATAACTGGTGGTTTGTGGCTCATCTTACTGACCTGCTGGATCACTGTCAGCTCTTTCAGTCCCACAAGCTATA TTTTGGGTCCAACATGCGAGAACACTTACTACTGGAGTATGCCGCTGGCCTCTTCTCCCATCATAG CCTTTGGCAGCTTGGGGTTGACTATTTAGATCACTGTCCTGAACTGGGTCGAGTTTACCTGGAGCTTCACATGGAGAGGATTCCTTTGACCACAGAGAAGAAAGCTTTGAAGGCATTGCGCATCTGTGAGGACCGGCAAATGACAGAGCAAG TtcgcagtatttgtaagacaatggCGATGGAAGCTATGCGCAATAGACGATTAGGATCAGCACTTTCATGGAGCATTCGAGCCAAAGACGCAGCATTTGCCACACTTATATCTAATCG GTTTTTAAAGGATTACTGTGAACGAGGAAGATTCTCTGATTTGGACCTGATTGATAATCTGGGTTCTGCAATGTTGCTCAGTGATCGTCTGACATTCCTAG GAAAATACAGGGAGTTTCACCGGATGTACTATGACCAGCAATTTGAAGAAGCCGCCTGCTTACTCCTTTCACTCATGACTGCTCGCATTGCTCCCTGCTCTTTTTGGCTTACTTTACTGCTGGATGCACTGCCTCTACTTGAGCAGCAGCAG GTGATCTTTTCTGCTGAGCAGACATATCAGTTAATGAGCTGCTTGCAGGAAAGAACGACGGCAAAGCTGGAACCTCTCCAGTCAGAGGAGAACCTAAGAGCCCAG GACAGCAGCATTGAACACACAAAGCTTGAGATGCTTAGGCTGGCTCTTGCACGAAATCTTGCCCGCGCCATTGTTAAAGAAGGAACTGCTCAAGTGTAA